In a single window of the Arthrobacter sp. StoSoilA2 genome:
- a CDS encoding bifunctional glycosyltransferase family 2/GtrA family protein, protein MIVLIPAYEPDHQLINLIRTIQEADPWLRIVVVDDGSGPDFKDVFDDAARLGCHVLSYAVNGGKGHALKSGFAFIAAEFPGNDVVCADSDGQHGVADILAVADRVRRVTATMVLGCRNFSGDVPARSKFGNTVTRWLFRLATGQRIADTQTGLRGYRADMLPWLLTVRGQRYEYELNLLLEAKQAGYAIDSVDIATVYLDNNSGSHFRPVADSIRIYAPLLKFLGSSFSAFLVDTVAFLILSALTDSLLLAVVGARVISSAVNFLVNRHLVFDHGTERSLRSTAAGYMGLVVILLSANYSIMWALTSVAVPDLLAKLVTEMALLGVSFAVQQRFLFARKAGTTLAGTPEPADVETHIPALVPAQFQHSRTGNRGDQPTNRFRRIR, encoded by the coding sequence ATGATTGTCCTGATCCCGGCCTACGAGCCGGACCACCAGCTCATCAACCTCATCCGCACCATCCAGGAAGCCGATCCGTGGCTGAGGATCGTGGTGGTGGACGACGGTTCCGGACCCGACTTCAAAGACGTGTTCGACGACGCCGCCCGGCTTGGGTGCCACGTGCTCAGCTACGCAGTCAACGGCGGCAAAGGGCATGCCCTCAAGAGTGGTTTCGCTTTCATTGCGGCTGAATTCCCTGGCAACGACGTGGTGTGTGCCGACAGCGATGGCCAACACGGCGTCGCGGACATCCTGGCCGTTGCGGACAGGGTGCGCCGCGTTACGGCCACCATGGTTCTGGGCTGCCGGAACTTTTCAGGCGACGTTCCTGCACGCAGTAAGTTCGGAAATACAGTGACGCGCTGGCTGTTCCGGCTCGCTACCGGCCAACGGATCGCCGACACGCAAACGGGACTTCGTGGCTACCGGGCGGACATGCTCCCTTGGTTGCTGACTGTCCGCGGCCAACGGTACGAGTACGAGCTGAACCTGTTGCTGGAGGCGAAGCAGGCCGGCTACGCCATTGACTCCGTGGACATCGCAACGGTGTACCTGGATAACAACTCGGGCTCGCATTTCAGGCCTGTGGCCGATTCCATCAGAATCTACGCACCGCTGTTGAAGTTCCTGGGTTCGTCCTTCTCGGCATTCCTGGTGGATACGGTGGCCTTCCTGATCCTCAGCGCGCTCACGGATTCGCTCCTTCTGGCAGTGGTCGGAGCCAGGGTGATCAGCTCGGCTGTGAACTTCCTGGTCAACCGACATCTGGTCTTCGATCACGGCACGGAAAGATCACTGCGTTCCACCGCCGCAGGATATATGGGGCTCGTTGTCATCTTGCTATCCGCCAACTACTCGATCATGTGGGCCCTCACCTCCGTTGCTGTTCCGGATTTGCTGGCCAAGCTCGTCACGGAGATGGCTTTGCTGGGCGTGAGCTTCGCCGTGCAGCAGCGATTCCTCTTCGCCCGCAAGGCCGGCACAACCTTGGCCGGCACACCGGAACCAGCCGACGTCGAAACGCATATCCCAGCCTTGGTCCCGGCACAGTTTCAGCACAGCAGGACCGGGAATCGTGGAGACCAGCCAACCAACAGATTCCGGAGAATCCGATGA